One part of the Treponema peruense genome encodes these proteins:
- a CDS encoding ParB/RepB/Spo0J family partition protein, with product MAMKKINYNEAKNNNSAKNQLAQAFSDSLKIAPATESDIKMIPLKEIHLDPKGEFQKLYDKDEKDLNNIAESMKKNGFFKHQHIIMVHINEENDTFPGDGHTRLAAAEIAGIEKIPVYEVTFDTRKEALLAMYGLQINRRNLTSGQKLMAIKAMDALKNPGKKAEDSEEENGKSAEALADQLGMSTRQVERGRAILKSGDEETIEAVESGDMSLTAGYNKIKGKKSKKESSDEDDDLSDALEDNEGNPHSITVKSRDMSEHFASPEPSEIDKRMVERYTEGFTDGFKKGFGEGAYQVYDKIISMLKEGKSVEEIENDDLFTDFTYSEIAPKFELAVSNEEILKEFNK from the coding sequence ATGGCAATGAAGAAGATAAACTATAACGAAGCAAAAAATAACAATTCAGCTAAAAACCAGCTCGCTCAGGCATTTTCAGATAGTCTTAAAATAGCTCCTGCTACTGAATCTGACATCAAGATGATTCCATTAAAAGAAATTCATCTTGACCCAAAAGGTGAATTTCAGAAGCTATATGACAAAGATGAAAAAGACCTTAACAATATAGCCGAATCAATGAAGAAAAACGGATTCTTCAAACATCAGCATATTATCATGGTTCACATCAATGAAGAAAACGATACATTCCCTGGAGACGGGCATACAAGGCTTGCCGCAGCAGAAATAGCAGGAATTGAAAAAATCCCTGTATATGAAGTCACATTTGACACACGAAAAGAAGCTTTGCTTGCAATGTACGGGCTTCAGATTAACAGAAGAAACCTTACATCCGGTCAAAAACTCATGGCAATCAAAGCAATGGACGCCTTAAAAAATCCTGGTAAAAAAGCAGAAGACTCAGAGGAAGAAAACGGTAAATCTGCAGAAGCTCTTGCAGATCAGTTGGGAATGTCTACAAGACAAGTTGAGCGTGGCCGAGCAATTTTGAAAAGCGGTGATGAAGAAACAATTGAAGCAGTTGAAAGCGGAGATATGTCTTTGACAGCCGGATATAACAAAATCAAAGGAAAAAAATCAAAAAAAGAAAGCAGTGATGAAGATGATGATTTGTCAGATGCACTTGAAGACAATGAAGGAAATCCACATTCAATAACTGTAAAAAGTCGAGACATGAGTGAGCATTTTGCATCGCCAGAGCCTAGTGAAATTGATAAAAGAATGGTTGAGCGTTATACCGAAGGGTTTACTGACGGCTTTAAAAAAGGATTTGGAGAAGGTGCATATCAGGTATATGACAAAATCATTTCCATGCTTAAAGAAGGTAAATCTGTAGAAGAGATCGAAAACGATGACCTGTTTACAGACTTTACATATTCAGAAATTGCTCCAAAGTTCGAACTTGCTGTAAGCAATGAAGAAATTTTGAAGGAATTTAATAAATAA
- a CDS encoding ParA family protein yields MKVTTINLQKGGTGKTTVAMSTAVELASKGKRVLTIDIDPQGNATSWILNDDIEIQYELADVLMEKCSAEQAIVQTPIENLSIIPTASLGGSLRLYQKTLATEQPYAIRHLVKELKDEFDYCIIDTAPAFGALEESCFLASDEALAVLNIDEFSKDGLIIFLENLNKMKKRYDSDLPVINKLILNSRDLRLTQQDDIIKEIKESTDCELYIIPVDQAFKKAQSIHAPVQYLQGTKKETLNVISNIAEAVM; encoded by the coding sequence ATGAAAGTAACTACAATTAATTTGCAAAAGGGTGGCACTGGTAAAACTACAGTAGCCATGAGTACGGCTGTTGAACTTGCATCCAAAGGAAAAAGAGTTTTAACAATTGACATTGACCCTCAGGGCAATGCTACAAGCTGGATTTTAAATGACGATATTGAAATTCAGTATGAACTTGCAGATGTTTTAATGGAAAAGTGTTCAGCAGAACAGGCCATTGTTCAAACACCAATTGAAAACTTATCAATAATTCCCACTGCATCTTTAGGTGGCTCACTTCGCTTGTATCAAAAAACACTCGCTACAGAACAACCTTACGCAATAAGACACCTTGTTAAAGAACTCAAAGATGAATTTGACTATTGCATTATTGATACAGCTCCTGCTTTTGGAGCCTTGGAAGAATCTTGTTTTTTGGCTTCTGATGAAGCTCTTGCCGTTTTGAACATTGATGAGTTTTCAAAAGATGGTCTTATTATCTTTCTTGAAAATCTGAATAAAATGAAGAAAAGATATGATTCAGACCTTCCTGTAATCAACAAACTTATACTTAACAGCCGTGATTTACGCCTTACTCAGCAGGACGACATTATAAAAGAAATTAAGGAATCTACAGATTGTGAACTTTATATCATTCCTGTAGACCAAGCTTTTAAAAAAGCTCAGTCAATTCATGCTCCTGTCCAATATCTCCAAGGAACAAAAAAAGAAACCCTGAATGTCATCTCGAATATTGCGGAAGCGGTGATGTAG
- a CDS encoding NAD(P)H-dependent glycerol-3-phosphate dehydrogenase produces METYTVGIIGAGAWGTALGTALARGGHKVQLWAMEEDVVESVNGSHENKRYLPGLSLYPTLTASTDIKEVAKDKQFLIMGSPSLYLASTIARFTDVPNIADGSTIIGALTKGFVPVGEEPHFVLETMESALPASYKDATVYIAGPSHAEEVAMGKITGLIAASNHHRNAIQMRDLLRVPGILAYASFDTIGVQVCAAVKNVIAVVYGSLDALAETSEEFGDNTESLLMAAGLNEIQTIGFAMGATHAETFTSISGVGDLDVTCKSKYGRNRRFGQDIIKTDMLDRFKNLDDLIANVKKVGYLPEGAIACKYVHYISQKKNLKLPICDSLYRVLNKEAKPLDCLKELVSR; encoded by the coding sequence ATGGAAACTTATACAGTTGGAATAATTGGCGCGGGAGCATGGGGTACCGCTTTGGGAACAGCTCTTGCCCGCGGCGGTCATAAAGTGCAGCTTTGGGCTATGGAAGAGGACGTTGTAGAGTCTGTAAACGGCAGCCACGAAAACAAGCGCTATCTTCCGGGACTTTCACTTTACCCGACGCTTACCGCAAGTACAGACATAAAGGAAGTAGCCAAAGACAAGCAGTTTCTTATCATGGGAAGCCCTTCCTTGTACCTGGCTTCTACAATTGCCAGATTTACCGATGTTCCGAATATTGCAGACGGAAGCACAATAATCGGCGCGCTTACAAAGGGTTTTGTTCCGGTAGGGGAAGAACCGCATTTTGTTCTTGAAACAATGGAAAGCGCACTTCCGGCATCATACAAAGATGCAACAGTTTACATAGCAGGCCCTTCACATGCAGAAGAAGTTGCCATGGGTAAAATTACCGGACTTATTGCAGCAAGCAACCACCACAGAAACGCAATCCAGATGAGGGATCTTCTTCGTGTTCCCGGAATTCTTGCATACGCTTCTTTTGACACGATTGGAGTTCAGGTTTGTGCAGCAGTAAAAAACGTAATTGCTGTTGTATACGGAAGTCTGGATGCCCTTGCAGAAACCAGCGAAGAGTTCGGTGACAATACAGAAAGCCTTTTGATGGCAGCAGGCCTTAACGAAATCCAGACAATAGGGTTTGCAATGGGGGCAACACATGCAGAAACCTTTACTTCCATAAGCGGAGTGGGCGATCTTGATGTTACCTGCAAGTCAAAGTACGGCCGCAACAGACGCTTTGGACAGGATATAATAAAGACAGACATGCTTGACCGGTTCAAGAATCTTGATGATCTGATTGCAAACGTAAAAAAGGTCGGCTATCTTCCCGAAGGTGCAATTGCCTGCAAATATGTGCACTATATTTCGCAGAAAAAAAATCTTAAGCTTCCGATATGCGATTCACTTTACCGCGTTCTCAACAAGGAAGCAAAACCCCTTGACTGTCTCAAAGAACTTGTAAGCCGCTAA
- the ffh gene encoding signal recognition particle protein, with protein MLEKITGTFSNIIRTLSGKATISEKNIEETVEQIKMALLEADVNLRVVRRFVNSTIEEAKGEKVLKAVDPGQQFVKIIYDKITSMLGDKKTDLSLKGPDTQSVILLLGLQGAGKTTAAHKLAARLLKEGRKPLLAACDLVRPAAVEQLSVLGEKIGVPVYKENGASNAVKVSQNAVSYAKKNGFDTIIVDTAGRLQIDESMMQELVSMKKALNPVETVLVADSMTGQNAVDIAKSFDEQLGLTGVILTKFDSDARGGAALSLRSITGKPILFIGTGEKTEDFEPFHPDRIASRILGMGDVVSLVEKAQQTVDAQEAERMQKKMMRNEFTLQDMLDQLQSVEKMGSMSQILDMMPGLAGQISEDQIDKAGMKHQKAIIQSMTLKERRNHLIIGPARRKRIAKGSGTSVQEVNKLIKQFEKTKLAMKKLTRNRGMQAKLMQQMGGMDMSGLGGMGGMNLPQGFKMPGGFKF; from the coding sequence ATGCTCGAAAAAATAACAGGTACGTTCAGTAACATTATTCGCACATTAAGCGGAAAAGCGACAATCAGCGAAAAAAACATCGAAGAAACTGTAGAGCAGATAAAAATGGCTCTTCTCGAAGCCGATGTAAACCTTCGCGTAGTACGCCGCTTTGTAAATTCAACCATAGAAGAAGCCAAGGGTGAAAAAGTACTCAAGGCTGTAGACCCGGGCCAGCAGTTTGTAAAGATTATCTACGACAAGATAACGTCCATGCTCGGTGACAAGAAAACAGACCTTTCGCTCAAGGGACCAGACACGCAGTCTGTTATTCTTCTTCTGGGACTTCAGGGTGCAGGTAAAACAACTGCTGCACACAAACTGGCGGCAAGACTTCTAAAAGAAGGTCGCAAACCGCTTCTTGCAGCATGTGACCTTGTGCGCCCGGCCGCCGTGGAACAGCTTTCTGTTCTTGGAGAAAAAATCGGGGTTCCGGTTTACAAAGAAAACGGTGCTTCAAATGCCGTAAAGGTTTCACAGAACGCCGTCTCTTATGCAAAGAAAAACGGCTTTGACACAATAATTGTAGATACTGCAGGACGCCTTCAGATAGACGAGTCCATGATGCAGGAACTTGTTTCCATGAAAAAGGCTCTGAATCCTGTAGAAACAGTTCTTGTTGCAGACTCAATGACTGGTCAGAATGCTGTAGACATTGCAAAGAGCTTTGACGAACAGCTGGGACTTACCGGTGTTATACTCACAAAGTTTGACTCAGATGCCCGCGGTGGTGCTGCCCTTTCTCTGCGTTCAATAACAGGAAAACCTATTCTGTTTATAGGAACAGGAGAAAAAACAGAAGACTTTGAGCCGTTCCATCCAGACAGAATTGCAAGCAGAATTCTTGGAATGGGCGACGTTGTTTCTCTTGTAGAAAAAGCCCAGCAGACAGTTGATGCTCAGGAAGCCGAGCGCATGCAGAAAAAGATGATGCGCAACGAGTTTACGCTTCAGGACATGCTTGACCAGCTGCAGTCTGTAGAAAAAATGGGAAGCATGAGCCAGATTCTTGACATGATGCCGGGTCTTGCAGGCCAGATTTCAGAAGACCAGATAGACAAAGCCGGAATGAAGCACCAGAAAGCCATTATCCAGAGCATGACTCTTAAGGAACGCAGAAACCACCTTATTATAGGACCTGCAAGAAGAAAGCGCATTGCAAAGGGCAGCGGTACTTCTGTACAGGAAGTAAACAAACTTATAAAACAGTTTGAAAAAACAAAACTGGCAATGAAAAAACTTACAAGAAACAGGGGAATGCAGGCAAAACTTATGCAGCAGATGGGCGGAATGGATATGTCCGGTCTTGGCGGCATGGGCGGCATGAACCTTCCGCAGGGATTCAAAATGCCCGGCGGATTCAAGTTCTAG
- a CDS encoding isoamylase, with product MKRLIFCALMLALQITVFAAETPAPLTDTELDIAEIVAEIQTAGKPYVKNGYAVFTADKNARHVGIAVDFENFNTIHSFMKKNLRDENYEIKDSVYFYVMRLPKNTSQIDYRLVIDGLWTVDPNNPQTVYSPETSLMLSRFYTNIEKEEATETISSGTVRFVYKGKSGESIRLGGNFTNWDSWIYKLVEVSPGTYQLDLPLPPGTYEYAFYTGMTSFPDESNPERCYTNDGKVASLLVVN from the coding sequence ATGAAAAGACTCATTTTTTGCGCACTTATGCTTGCACTGCAAATCACAGTGTTTGCGGCAGAAACTCCAGCTCCCCTTACCGATACCGAGCTGGACATTGCCGAAATAGTTGCCGAAATTCAGACTGCAGGAAAACCTTATGTCAAAAACGGATACGCGGTCTTTACGGCAGACAAGAATGCCCGTCACGTAGGAATTGCCGTGGACTTTGAGAATTTCAATACAATCCACTCTTTTATGAAAAAAAATCTGCGCGATGAAAATTACGAAATAAAGGATTCGGTTTATTTTTATGTAATGCGTCTTCCAAAAAATACCAGTCAGATTGACTACAGGCTTGTTATAGACGGACTTTGGACTGTTGACCCGAACAATCCGCAGACAGTTTACAGCCCCGAAACATCCCTCATGCTGTCACGCTTTTACACAAACATTGAAAAAGAAGAAGCAACAGAAACAATTTCTTCGGGAACGGTTCGTTTTGTTTATAAAGGAAAATCGGGTGAAAGTATAAGACTTGGCGGGAATTTTACAAACTGGGACAGCTGGATCTACAAACTTGTAGAAGTGTCTCCGGGAACATACCAGCTTGATCTGCCTCTGCCTCCCGGAACATACGAATATGCATTTTATACAGGAATGACGTCTTTCCCTGACGAAAGTAACCCCGAACGGTGCTACACCAATGACGGAAAAGTAGCGTCACTCCTGGTAGTCAATTAA
- the flcA gene encoding periplasmic flagellar collar protein FlcA has protein sequence MPGLSQLQKFNADLLNLGDEVKIRSARGEKPVTVSIPSDVEDRDDSDDFKLGMPTLSEEEQAQADAAAAEMEREANDFSDITGESSDSDEDTAPLTPVAAAPDVSDLLSAGSDMDFSDLDLSDFQDEPSEPEPEPEPIEVPIEDMDLDALLAPKPKTEPEPKPVSKPRPKPVQRPVKKAEPAPKPEQQVKKPAAAQNTPSSEPDFGFSGLFDEPGDKDGKKEESAPIASSTGDSDFDGDFESINMNDGIPSEFDGISDVAPEQPFQDKKSPEPAPEPESAPESGTDDLPGNESFDGLPEDFGAETSDSAAEDTETDMPDFSDMPDIPDFPDTDDGSKENTENNTTAEQNEPSESVNDMFNTDGLDDDISAPSDEGDKTGGLEAVPDDFFNLPEKGSEPAPDMDVPEEVFSAPEMDGVDFSSEPESSSDSDDFSFGGDGEFSIPGFSDTVTADLEHKPKVETPDYSGAMESPKNSFTDAEYKRFQKNLSEYPLNVRIALEELVVKDEFTDDAVFSILEKVLRKVPARSLASDIEKMLDITLEVPRDFERRSAAEYEAYKKSMEYQLKNRIIPGAILTAFAAVMVFCIFTLTNVFIYKPARASSLYHQGYTLLEAGLYPQADDKFNTALTYHPSKKWFYRYASGFREHKQYERSRLMYKSILSRYRHEIFAGLDWADMELYDLYNYEEAERILKREVLDYHINDERALLKLGDVYLEWATERDQSKFPLADEQYTLLINMYGSKDLYLSRKMRYSIRTDNLAQVLSYKEYFYPRKKALGSDDLTELSGYLLDKRFGRLRPSEAHLRSSIEDVRDLLERAVKADDKNAVALYNMGRYYRETSNSKGAAALFDSAIEQFEAQKTRSPRDTYKFINAYRFRGEEYKDARNYIPAEETYAKGLELFERERENAGFKGTEDVGRLYADMGDIYYFVAGDPDKALSNYVEAVNNSFDTSSVRYKIGNIQYHKKNYPAALGSFIRSQDASANDTHLLLALANTLSLSGDNFVARGYYERLLGILDSEKERHHILFPQVREDQADLVDTYMRAANNLGVTLTRIAGMTGDSSLNAQAIVNYQNSMRAWDALTRNQTTMIRMEGSNLAEQNVKYTVTTGSEFNPEIYTQIPRTLYGEDILE, from the coding sequence ATGCCAGGATTAAGCCAGCTTCAGAAGTTTAATGCAGATTTATTGAATCTCGGAGATGAGGTCAAGATTCGTTCGGCCCGCGGTGAAAAACCCGTGACCGTTTCCATTCCTTCAGATGTGGAGGACAGGGACGATTCTGATGACTTTAAACTGGGGATGCCGACGCTTTCAGAGGAAGAGCAGGCTCAGGCCGATGCCGCCGCTGCCGAAATGGAACGCGAGGCAAACGATTTCTCTGATATTACGGGCGAGTCTTCTGATTCCGATGAAGATACTGCTCCTCTGACACCTGTTGCTGCTGCCCCTGATGTTTCTGACCTTCTTTCGGCCGGAAGTGACATGGATTTTTCTGACCTTGATTTAAGCGACTTTCAGGATGAACCTTCTGAGCCAGAACCAGAACCTGAACCCATAGAAGTGCCCATAGAAGACATGGATTTGGATGCTCTTCTTGCACCAAAGCCCAAAACTGAACCTGAACCAAAACCTGTTTCCAAACCCCGGCCAAAACCTGTACAAAGACCTGTAAAAAAAGCAGAACCTGCGCCAAAACCGGAACAGCAGGTAAAAAAGCCTGCCGCCGCACAGAATACGCCTTCTTCTGAACCAGATTTTGGTTTTTCAGGTTTGTTTGATGAACCGGGCGATAAAGACGGTAAAAAAGAGGAAAGTGCACCGATTGCGTCTTCTACAGGCGACAGTGATTTTGACGGGGACTTTGAGTCAATCAATATGAACGACGGAATTCCGTCCGAATTTGACGGAATATCTGATGTCGCTCCCGAACAGCCGTTTCAGGATAAAAAGAGCCCCGAACCTGCACCCGAACCCGAATCTGCACCTGAGAGCGGAACAGACGATTTACCTGGTAACGAAAGTTTTGACGGTCTACCGGAAGATTTTGGCGCAGAAACTTCAGATTCCGCAGCAGAAGATACAGAAACGGATATGCCCGACTTTTCTGACATGCCCGATATTCCGGACTTTCCTGATACAGATGACGGCAGTAAAGAAAATACAGAAAACAACACTACAGCTGAACAGAATGAACCTTCAGAGTCTGTAAATGATATGTTCAACACCGACGGGCTGGACGACGACATAAGCGCCCCTTCTGATGAAGGTGATAAAACCGGCGGACTTGAAGCTGTTCCGGATGACTTTTTTAACCTTCCCGAAAAAGGCTCCGAGCCTGCACCCGACATGGATGTTCCCGAAGAAGTGTTCAGTGCACCAGAGATGGACGGCGTTGACTTTAGTTCTGAACCTGAATCTTCTTCTGATTCAGATGATTTTTCTTTTGGCGGAGATGGTGAATTCAGCATTCCGGGATTTTCTGATACAGTAACTGCCGATCTTGAACACAAGCCCAAAGTAGAAACACCCGATTATTCCGGGGCGATGGAAAGTCCCAAGAATTCCTTTACTGATGCCGAATACAAGCGTTTTCAGAAAAATCTTTCGGAATACCCGCTCAACGTTCGCATTGCACTTGAAGAACTTGTCGTTAAGGACGAATTTACCGACGACGCTGTTTTTTCTATACTGGAAAAAGTTTTGCGAAAGGTACCGGCGCGCAGTCTTGCATCTGACATAGAAAAAATGCTGGACATTACGCTCGAAGTACCGCGCGACTTTGAGAGAAGATCAGCCGCAGAATACGAAGCCTACAAAAAGTCCATGGAATACCAGCTCAAAAACCGCATTATACCGGGAGCTATTCTTACGGCCTTTGCGGCTGTCATGGTTTTCTGCATTTTTACGCTTACAAATGTATTTATTTACAAACCCGCGCGCGCCTCATCCCTTTACCACCAGGGATATACTCTTTTGGAAGCGGGACTTTATCCCCAGGCCGACGATAAATTCAACACGGCTCTTACTTACCATCCTTCAAAAAAATGGTTCTACAGATATGCGTCGGGCTTCCGCGAACACAAACAGTATGAGCGTTCACGCCTTATGTACAAGTCTATTCTGTCCCGCTACAGGCATGAAATTTTTGCCGGACTTGACTGGGCAGACATGGAACTTTACGATCTTTATAACTACGAAGAAGCAGAACGCATACTCAAGCGCGAAGTTCTTGACTACCATATAAATGACGAAAGGGCTCTTTTAAAGCTTGGTGATGTTTACCTGGAATGGGCTACAGAACGTGACCAGTCCAAATTTCCGCTGGCAGACGAGCAGTATACTCTTTTGATAAACATGTACGGTTCAAAGGATTTGTACCTTTCACGCAAAATGCGGTACAGTATACGCACAGACAACCTTGCCCAGGTTCTGTCATACAAGGAATATTTCTATCCAAGAAAGAAGGCACTCGGTTCTGATGACCTTACCGAACTTAGCGGATACCTTCTTGACAAGAGATTCGGCCGCCTGAGACCGTCTGAAGCACACCTTCGCTCTTCTATAGAAGATGTAAGGGATCTTCTTGAACGTGCAGTTAAGGCAGACGACAAAAATGCAGTTGCACTTTACAACATGGGACGCTATTACAGGGAAACCAGCAACAGTAAGGGTGCGGCGGCCCTGTTTGACTCGGCAATTGAACAGTTTGAAGCACAGAAGACACGCAGCCCGCGTGATACATACAAATTCATAAATGCATACAGATTCCGCGGTGAAGAATACAAAGATGCGCGCAATTATATTCCAGCCGAAGAAACCTATGCAAAGGGACTGGAGCTTTTTGAAAGGGAGCGCGAAAATGCGGGCTTTAAGGGAACAGAAGATGTAGGCCGCCTTTATGCAGATATGGGCGATATATATTATTTTGTGGCAGGTGATCCAGACAAGGCTCTTTCAAATTACGTGGAAGCCGTAAACAATAGTTTTGACACTTCTTCTGTAAGGTATAAGATAGGAAACATCCAGTATCACAAGAAAAATTATCCTGCAGCCCTCGGTTCGTTTATAAGAAGCCAGGATGCAAGCGCAAACGATACGCACCTTCTTCTGGCCCTTGCAAATACACTCAGTTTGAGCGGTGACAATTTTGTAGCCCGTGGATATTATGAGCGTCTTTTGGGAATTCTAGATTCAGAAAAAGAAAGACATCATATTCTGTTCCCGCAGGTAAGGGAAGATCAGGCAGATCTTGTTGACACATATATGCGTGCTGCAAACAATCTTGGCGTAACCCTTACCCGTATAGCCGGAATGACAGGCGACAGTTCTCTTAATGCACAGGCAATTGTAAATTACCAGAACAGTATGCGTGCGTGGGATGCCCTTACAAGAAACCAGACTACAATGATAAGAATGGAAGGTTCGAATCTTGCGGAACAGAACGTAAAGTATACTGTAACTACTGGTTCGGAATTCAACCCTGAAATTTATACCCAAATACCGCGAACGCTTTATGGTGAGGATATTCTTGAGTAA
- a CDS encoding diacylglycerol/polyprenol kinase family protein, giving the protein MELNEGIRNRQKFIGILKEVFRKSIHLCSAFVPSLLSVWYMPVMALLFAALVLYSASEFLRMTGHPVPVVSSITAAAARKRDENKFVLGPVTLVSGIIASSILWQPLASSIGIYALAFGDGLASLSGKLFGKAHIPLTGGKTAEGSLTCFTAIFISCFAACVSSGIENSSSVALIIASVGMIIELLPLKDFDNILIPVLLGGISQALLF; this is encoded by the coding sequence ATGGAACTGAATGAAGGAATACGCAACCGGCAGAAATTCATAGGAATTCTAAAGGAAGTATTCAGAAAATCCATTCATCTCTGCAGTGCATTTGTACCGTCACTGCTTTCTGTCTGGTACATGCCGGTAATGGCTCTTCTTTTTGCAGCCCTCGTTCTATATTCAGCATCTGAGTTTTTAAGAATGACCGGGCATCCTGTTCCTGTTGTTTCTTCAATAACAGCCGCAGCTGCCCGCAAAAGGGATGAAAATAAATTTGTTCTGGGGCCTGTTACCCTTGTTTCGGGAATAATTGCTTCTTCTATTTTATGGCAGCCGCTTGCATCTTCTATCGGAATATATGCACTGGCTTTTGGTGACGGCCTTGCAAGTCTTTCAGGAAAACTGTTCGGAAAGGCGCACATTCCGCTTACAGGAGGAAAAACTGCAGAAGGAAGTCTTACGTGCTTTACGGCAATTTTTATTTCCTGTTTTGCAGCCTGCGTTTCTTCGGGGATTGAAAACTCTTCGTCTGTTGCGCTTATAATTGCTTCTGTAGGAATGATAATTGAACTTCTGCCGCTCAAGGACTTTGACAATATTCTTATACCGGTTCTGCTTGGCGGAATTTCACAGGCACTTCTTTTTTAA
- a CDS encoding DUF2259 domain-containing protein: protein MKKLLLGLIFAGLGAAFVAAGDAAVFDDIGFSADGKTYLFGQYGKTDVNYKPWAEIYTVDVAKNDFVPGGVYKNSSESSNSEISGKKAYSELKDKVEWKISKYAASPAGTDTLLYLYEENGKSATDTISFKDFENSTEDKSIFYEVTLVPSYEGKGKNVRSRFYINLVKKDAAGSVVGTWKVGTPDFKRKGITSYRIEKIFGDKSGKSLVFVVQKTLEDDTGTSIRYMVETVRF from the coding sequence ATGAAAAAACTTCTTTTGGGTTTGATTTTTGCCGGTCTTGGAGCTGCATTTGTTGCTGCCGGAGATGCTGCTGTTTTTGATGATATAGGATTTTCTGCAGACGGAAAAACTTATCTTTTTGGTCAGTATGGAAAAACCGATGTCAACTACAAGCCGTGGGCCGAAATCTATACGGTTGATGTTGCAAAAAATGATTTTGTTCCGGGCGGGGTATATAAAAATTCTTCTGAGTCTTCAAATTCAGAAATATCAGGAAAAAAAGCCTATTCTGAACTGAAAGACAAAGTTGAATGGAAAATTTCAAAGTATGCCGCATCCCCTGCCGGAACCGACACGCTTTTGTATCTTTATGAAGAAAACGGAAAGTCTGCTACAGATACAATTTCTTTCAAGGACTTCGAGAATTCAACTGAAGACAAATCTATTTTCTATGAAGTAACACTTGTTCCGTCTTATGAAGGAAAGGGAAAAAATGTCCGTTCACGCTTCTATATAAATCTTGTAAAAAAAGATGCGGCGGGTTCCGTGGTTGGTACATGGAAAGTCGGAACACCGGACTTTAAGCGCAAGGGAATTACTTCTTACAGAATAGAAAAGATTTTTGGTGACAAGTCAGGAAAAAGTCTTGTGTTTGTTGTACAGAAAACTCTGGAAGACGATACTGGAACTTCTATAAGGTATATGGTAGAAACAGTCAGATTCTGA
- a CDS encoding tRNA-uridine aminocarboxypropyltransferase produces the protein MREICLKCFRPLSSCFCKYTKTVDSGIKFVFLMHPKEAKRQRTGTGRMAAACLPQSEILVGIDFTKNRRLCELLSDPSYYPVLLYPGKDAWTSRREGFAQSVAGKKLLVIIIDSTWFCSKKMLRMSPNVTALPKLSFAGNYRSIFTFKHEPAEYCVSTIESCYYIIKEMQEAGIVSKDAEPEPLMDTFKRMIVWQLEKENERIESGVPGTHAIDWKYTKIKDVPSFTLSDGTQIGGRREADQGSRKVIK, from the coding sequence ATGAGAGAAATATGCCTCAAATGTTTCAGACCGCTGTCTTCCTGTTTCTGCAAATATACAAAAACAGTAGATTCGGGAATTAAATTTGTCTTTTTAATGCACCCGAAAGAAGCAAAAAGACAGCGCACGGGAACAGGACGCATGGCCGCCGCTTGCCTTCCCCAAAGCGAAATTCTTGTAGGCATAGATTTTACAAAGAACCGCCGTCTCTGCGAACTGCTTTCAGACCCGTCATATTACCCGGTACTTTTGTACCCCGGAAAAGACGCCTGGACCAGCCGCAGGGAAGGTTTTGCACAGTCGGTTGCAGGAAAAAAACTTCTTGTAATCATAATAGATTCAACCTGGTTCTGTTCAAAAAAGATGCTCAGAATGAGCCCCAACGTAACTGCCCTTCCAAAACTTTCATTTGCAGGAAATTACAGAAGCATTTTTACCTTCAAGCACGAACCTGCAGAATACTGCGTTTCTACAATAGAATCGTGCTACTATATAATCAAAGAAATGCAGGAAGCCGGTATTGTTTCAAAAGACGCAGAGCCCGAGCCTCTGATGGACACTTTCAAAAGAATGATAGTCTGGCAGCTTGAAAAAGAAAACGAACGCATAGAGTCGGGCGTTCCCGGAACACACGCCATAGACTGGAAGTACACAAAAATAAAGGATGTACCGTCGTTTACACTGTCAGACGGAACCCAGATCGGCGGTAGAAGAGAAGCCGACCAGGGTTCCCGAAAGGTGATTAAATAA
- the trxA gene encoding thioredoxin — translation MALNVNESNFQTEVLESEKTVLVDFWAPWCGPCQMMGPVVEEIASENQDIKVCKVNVDENPSLASKYGIMSIPNFIVFKNAQPAAQTVGACQKADLLKLAGK, via the coding sequence ATGGCACTTAATGTAAACGAATCAAATTTCCAGACAGAAGTCCTTGAGAGCGAAAAAACAGTTCTTGTTGACTTTTGGGCACCCTGGTGTGGTCCCTGCCAGATGATGGGGCCGGTTGTAGAAGAAATTGCTTCTGAAAACCAGGATATAAAAGTCTGCAAAGTAAATGTAGATGAAAATCCTTCTCTTGCTTCAAAGTACGGCATAATGAGCATTCCGAATTTTATTGTATTCAAAAATGCACAGCCCGCAGCACAGACTGTCGGTGCCTGCCAGAAAGCAGATCTTCTGAAACTTGCCGGAAAGTAA